GTGGTACCAGGTGTTTAACCTGGACAGTATTTTCCGGAGCACAGTGTCCTCAAGAACACTTCCAGCTGTAACTACTTTGATATGCTCAGAACCGGACAAGAGAGAAGCATTTTGCAATTGCACTTCTTGTTTAAACAGatgttttgttattatttgtacTAGTAATGTAAGTGACATATGCAAAGTATGTTGTGCTCTTATGTATTCCAATTTTCAAACAATTCTACAGATGTTagtaaagttgaaaatattaGTTAAAAAAACACTAGTGGAATATATACTTGGAGTGTTAAAATTCCCAGTCAGTGCTACTGGTACTGTTTTACAAGGAAAGTAAATAATGAGATATTTACTTTTAGGGTTTTGtgatatgtaaattttattaaaatatgcttACGTTAAGTTTTATTAAATATGCATTCATAAAGTATAAATGCACAATTAAAGGGTTGATATTAATTTTCAAGTTCTTTGAAATTGAGAAAAACACAAAGCTGCATACATGGACTTTCAAAAAAATTACTGCTATGTACTTCATTGTAGTGGTACCTTAATTCATAAAAAGGCTTTCATCCAAATGAGAGTAAAGGACATCTCATGTTGTTTGCTTTATCCTTAAGCAATACCACATGCCAAGTATAGAGAAGGGTTTTCCATTTAGTGCTTAACGCCTTATGCAAGGTCACAGTGAGATGGAGAAGCAAGAAGagcatgttgaattttgtcagttaAGAGAGCCTCTagcatttttggaaaaatatatttaaagtattaaaattcaTTTCCACTTCAGAAAGTTTGCTTTTATAAGAGtgtcttctaattttaaaagcatcttaTCTTCTGATGActttattttaatagtatttttttaaatttcacattttaaagtgaTGGAAATTGTAATAGGAGTGCAATTGCCAAGAATACACATTCTCTTTGTTAACTAATGGCATAAGATCTAATTGTGCTTTGCAATTAAGAACGTATctgagggccgggtgtggtggctcacgcctgtaatcccagcacgttgggaggccgaggtgggaggatcacgaggtcaagagatggagaccatcctggccaacatggtaaaagcccgtctctactaaaaaatacaaaaattagctgggcgtggtggcgcgcacctgtagtcttagctactcgggaggctgaagggggagaattgcttgaacccaggaggcggaagttgcagtgagccaagattgcactccagcctggcacctggggcagagtgagactctctcaaaaaaaaaaaaaaaaaaaaaaaaaaaaaaagaatgtatctgaGTCCTTAACACAGAGACATTAATTCTATGGAAtgtttttttgtgctttttctaaatctttttgCGTGATGTATGTGTGgatttctctgtgtgtatgtgtgtgtttgcttgaAAGAACAAGATTGAAATGCAGTGAATACTTAAAGTGATACTTGTATAAACTGCTTTTTAGGTGAGAGTACAAATAGGAGGGACAGGAAGAATCATATATAACCAAAGCCATTTATGTGTGTGTTGGATTATTACTGCCCGTTGATTCAGGTTCAGTGCTGGTTGTTATactgaacaatttttaaaaatagaaattcttttcTGTAGTCAAGAATGGTTATATAATGTATGAAGCTTTCCTTTCCCTgtgatatttaaaattacatccAGCTATTGAGGCCAAGAACAGTTCTCAACACCTTTTCCTgtgttataattatttaatttagtgGGAATTGTCTCAGAGTTGTATTAGATTGTTTTTCTATAAATAGCTGCTATATGTGTTATTGCACAAAGGCATGAATGTGTTCTGCATATATTAAACACACGTGGTGGTAGAGTTTACAAAACTTTGCACATATGTTATGTCATTTGACCTTCAAAACTCTTCCAGGAGGCAGATAGCACAAGTTTTATTATCACTGTTTTACCAATAGGAAAGTTCAAGCTCGgaattgtccaaggtcacataacaGTAAAAGATTCACGGTTTGATTCAGAATACCCAGGGTTTATGACAGTCACACATATTctctgtagaaaagaaaaagtatttatgtATGAGTATGACTAGGGAGTGTATACTTTTTTCTGGACATTACcagattcctttttttctcttgactCAGAAAATTTAATTCCAAAATGACCAacttaatctgttttcttttgtttattttaaagcagAGTCTACGGTTTCACGCCTTCTGGTTCCTATTCTTCTCCTGATAGGCTGGATTGTGGGCTGTATCATAATGATTTATGTTGTCTTCTCTTAGAAAGGTAAGGGTTTTAATAATTGAATGTTTATTCATAGTACAAATTATTCCAGAAACAATCTTTTCGATTTTACTAATGGAATGTTTTGTCATTCAGGCAAGAAGATATCAGATTGACAACATTTAGAAGAGTTAAGAAAACCATGAACATGACTGATTGTTAAATGTCTTATGTTAAATAATGCAATGTTTGACATCACTTTACAAACTTGTATTAATTATAAACCGGCACTTTGGTGTGCATAAGAATTTTTTCAGGACAAAAAGAAATTATGTGTGATTTTCTCTATATTCTgagtaagaaaaatgtttaactaTAATGAAAAATGCATGTCATCAAAAAAGTTTGGTAACTTTAATCACATTACAAAAATTCTACCCCCTG
This genomic stretch from Callithrix jacchus isolate 240 chromosome 17, calJac240_pri, whole genome shotgun sequence harbors:
- the STRIT1 gene encoding sarcoplasmic/endoplasmic reticulum calcium ATPase regulator DWORF, which translates into the protein MAEKAESTVSRLLVPILLLIGWIVGCIIMIYVVFS